One genomic window of Quercus robur chromosome 6, dhQueRobu3.1, whole genome shotgun sequence includes the following:
- the LOC126689968 gene encoding uncharacterized protein LOC126689968 — protein sequence MSMAQLSTKDNNLEPKRARRDIQPALSFSDEDKIGTMQPHDDTLVVTLRIGGYDVKRVMVDQGSGAEIIYPDLYKGLNLRPEHLTAYNSPLVSFDGKVVIPRGQIRLPVQAGSKVVEVNFLVDAYSPYTAIVARPWLHALKTVSYTLH from the coding sequence ATGTCTATGGCTCAGTTGTCCACCAAGGATAATAATCTGGAGCCGAAGAGGGCTAGAAGGGATATCCAACCGGCACTAAGTTTTtcggacgaggataagattGGAACCATGCAGCCCCACGATGATACTTTAGTGGTCACACTCAGGATTGGTGGgtatgacgtgaagagggtgatggtgGACCAAGGCAGTGGTGCCGAAATTATATACCCTGActtatacaaggggctgaatttgaGACCCGAGCACTTGACGGCCTACAATTCTCCTTTGGtgagttttgatgggaaggtAGTCATTCCGAGGGGTCAGATAAGACTACCCGTGCAAGCTGGTTCAAAAGTGGTGGAGGTAAACTTCCTCGTGGATGCCTATTCCCCCTACACGGCCATTGTAGCCAGACCCTGGCTTCATGCCCTGAAAACTGTCTCTTATACTCTACACTAG